A genomic window from Periweissella cryptocerci includes:
- the priA gene encoding primosomal protein N' gives MEELAQVVVDVPTMQTNQPYTYAIPAEFRERLTPGMRVVVPFGKGSRVIQGFVVGFINQSDYEGELKAITSIVDLYPVLNDELLDLSAWLAQLSFAFRISVLQTMLPNVMRAKYTKYVRVIDEIDEDVLFSIFHGQDEIEFDEAQMEPATVSKLLDLRKHNQVEVSYQVGNRARVKTTLGIQPLLEFEAYEEERAGLTKTAAKQSTLISYLQTLKPTDVIAKKTVSEVTGLSDAIITTGEKKGWLAKVPMETYRDPMKDYDIQATTPLELQATQAEALAAINAADGTAKTFLLEGVTGSGKTEVYLQAIANVLAEGKTALMLVPEISLTPQMMRRVRGRFGAAVAVLHSGLSDGERFDEWRRIERGEARVVVGARSAVFAPLENIGLIIMDEEHETTYKQDENPRYHARDVAAWRSAYHNAPLVLGSATPSLESRARAEKGVYELLLMPNRINNHPMPTVQVVDMRQEIINGPESNFSTDLLAAIQDRISKGEQSVLMLNRRGFSSFVMCRDCGFVLECPNCDIGLTLHMDTKSMKCHYCGHEEAIPHQCPNCQSNAIRYYGTGTQKVEQELQELIPGAKIVRMDADTTRKKGAHDKMLTAFGNHEYDILLGTQMIAKGLDFPDVTLVGVLNADTSLGLPDFHAAERTFQLLTQVSGRAGRADKLGEVFVQTFNPEHYAIKLAQMHDYERFFRTEMQMRHAAKYPPYYFTIKIQASHAEEREAALKMSQVGRWLKNQLGTDAIMLGPTPRSIARINNRYYYQIVLKYRQPEELDAALSELLERAQSEAKHGLQLSIDREPLSFM, from the coding sequence ATGGAAGAACTTGCACAAGTGGTGGTTGATGTTCCAACGATGCAGACTAACCAACCATATACGTATGCCATCCCTGCTGAGTTTCGCGAGCGCCTAACACCTGGAATGCGGGTAGTTGTACCGTTTGGTAAAGGCAGCCGGGTCATCCAAGGTTTTGTCGTTGGTTTTATCAACCAAAGCGATTATGAAGGTGAATTAAAAGCTATTACAAGTATCGTCGATTTATATCCCGTTTTGAACGATGAATTGCTTGATCTATCAGCTTGGCTAGCACAGCTATCATTTGCCTTTCGAATCAGTGTCTTACAGACGATGCTGCCGAACGTGATGCGCGCAAAATACACTAAGTACGTTCGGGTAATTGACGAAATTGACGAAGATGTTCTGTTCTCAATTTTTCACGGCCAAGATGAAATTGAATTCGACGAAGCACAAATGGAACCGGCAACCGTTTCTAAATTACTGGATTTACGGAAACACAATCAAGTCGAAGTCAGTTATCAAGTGGGGAATCGCGCCCGCGTTAAAACAACACTCGGTATTCAACCGCTGTTGGAATTTGAAGCCTATGAAGAAGAACGGGCGGGATTAACTAAAACGGCCGCCAAACAAAGTACTTTAATTTCATACTTACAAACGTTAAAACCGACAGATGTTATCGCTAAGAAAACAGTCAGCGAAGTCACGGGCTTAAGCGATGCAATCATTACGACCGGCGAAAAAAAGGGTTGGTTAGCGAAGGTACCGATGGAAACATATCGGGATCCAATGAAAGACTATGATATTCAAGCTACCACGCCACTCGAACTGCAAGCGACGCAAGCAGAGGCACTAGCAGCGATTAATGCGGCCGATGGTACTGCCAAAACTTTCTTATTAGAAGGGGTAACCGGATCCGGTAAAACCGAAGTTTACTTGCAAGCAATTGCCAATGTGTTAGCGGAAGGTAAAACTGCCCTCATGCTCGTCCCCGAAATCTCATTAACACCGCAGATGATGCGGCGGGTTCGTGGACGTTTTGGGGCGGCCGTTGCTGTGTTGCACTCCGGCTTATCAGATGGTGAACGCTTTGATGAATGGCGCCGCATTGAACGTGGTGAAGCACGCGTCGTCGTTGGTGCGCGGTCAGCGGTTTTTGCTCCATTAGAAAACATTGGCCTCATCATTATGGATGAAGAACACGAAACAACGTACAAACAAGATGAAAATCCGCGCTACCACGCTCGCGATGTTGCGGCATGGCGGAGCGCGTATCATAATGCGCCGCTAGTCCTTGGTTCAGCAACCCCATCATTAGAGTCACGGGCTCGTGCTGAAAAGGGTGTCTATGAGTTGTTGTTGATGCCCAATCGCATTAACAATCACCCGATGCCCACCGTCCAAGTCGTCGACATGCGCCAAGAAATTATCAACGGTCCGGAGTCTAATTTTTCAACTGACTTACTGGCGGCAATTCAAGACCGCATTTCTAAAGGCGAACAATCTGTTTTGATGCTTAATCGGCGGGGCTTTTCAAGTTTTGTGATGTGTCGTGATTGTGGCTTTGTGTTGGAATGTCCCAATTGTGATATCGGTTTAACGTTGCACATGGACACAAAATCGATGAAGTGCCACTACTGTGGGCATGAGGAAGCAATTCCACATCAATGCCCAAACTGTCAATCGAACGCAATTCGTTACTACGGTACTGGTACGCAAAAAGTTGAACAAGAATTGCAAGAATTAATTCCCGGCGCTAAAATTGTGCGCATGGATGCTGATACAACCCGTAAGAAGGGTGCGCATGATAAAATGTTAACGGCCTTTGGTAATCACGAATATGATATTCTTTTGGGAACTCAGATGATTGCAAAAGGTTTAGATTTTCCAGACGTGACGCTAGTCGGGGTTTTGAACGCTGATACATCGTTAGGATTGCCCGATTTTCACGCGGCTGAGCGCACGTTTCAGTTGTTGACCCAAGTATCTGGTCGAGCAGGGCGTGCCGATAAACTCGGTGAAGTATTCGTCCAAACATTTAATCCCGAACATTATGCGATTAAACTTGCGCAAATGCATGACTACGAGCGCTTTTTCAGAACGGAAATGCAGATGCGGCATGCTGCTAAGTACCCACCTTATTATTTCACGATTAAGATTCAAGCAAGTCATGCGGAAGAACGGGAAGCCGCCTTGAAGATGAGTCAGGTGGGGCGCTGGTTAAAGAACCAACTCGGCACAGATGCAATTATGTTGGGACCAACACCACGTTCAATTGCACGCATTAACAACCGATATTATTATCAGATTGTGCTAAAATATCGACAACCAGAAGAATTAGATGCCGCCTTGAGTGAATTACTCGAACGCGCGCAAAGTGAGGCGAAACACGGGCTACAATTAAGTATTGACCGTGAACCGCTATCATTTATGTAA
- a CDS encoding 16S rRNA (uracil(1498)-N(3))-methyltransferase, whose translation MQRYFLKTPVGKSFELDDDIQHHFVTVLRAVEGTKAEFVRSDHTVFIGAVSALTTEKTVIDWVNDVAVDVELPVETTIIAGLPKGDKAELIVQKATELGVHHIIFVPTKWSVAKWNGKEAKKVARLQKIADGAAEQAHRTIQPVISYADNLRDLMANDYDVKIVAWEESAKQGEQSALTAAYQQLQPGNKIVAVFGPEGGLTPEEVAILSQNGYQAAALGPRILRTETAPLYWLSSLSFFLELNR comes from the coding sequence ATGCAACGTTATTTTTTAAAAACTCCAGTTGGAAAATCATTTGAATTGGATGACGATATTCAACACCATTTTGTCACGGTATTGCGGGCAGTTGAAGGCACTAAAGCGGAATTCGTACGGTCAGATCACACCGTGTTTATCGGTGCAGTTAGTGCGCTTACGACTGAAAAGACCGTAATCGACTGGGTTAATGATGTCGCCGTCGATGTCGAATTACCAGTGGAAACGACAATCATTGCGGGCTTGCCTAAAGGCGATAAGGCCGAATTAATTGTGCAAAAAGCGACTGAATTGGGCGTGCACCATATTATTTTTGTCCCAACAAAGTGGAGCGTGGCAAAATGGAACGGCAAGGAAGCAAAAAAGGTTGCCCGATTACAAAAGATTGCGGACGGCGCCGCAGAACAAGCACACCGCACAATTCAACCGGTAATTAGTTATGCTGATAACTTGCGGGATTTAATGGCTAATGATTATGATGTTAAAATAGTGGCGTGGGAAGAATCAGCCAAACAAGGTGAACAATCAGCACTCACGGCGGCCTATCAACAACTGCAACCCGGTAATAAAATAGTGGCGGTCTTTGGTCCAGAAGGTGGCTTAACGCCCGAAGAAGTTGCAATTCTCAGCCAAAATGGTTACCAAGCAGCGGCATTAGGGCCACGGATTTTGCGCACGGAAACGGCACCGTTATATTGGTTAAGCTCACTTAGCTTCTTTTTGGAACTTAATCGGTAG
- the rsmB gene encoding 16S rRNA (cytosine(967)-C(5))-methyltransferase RsmB, with product MGKAKLHSARGLAVSTLEIIKNGAYSNLQLNAAIQHSKLEERDVHLFTTIVYGVIQHRLTLEYWLKPFVKQPQKMQPWVRELLYTALFQMKYLDKVPNHAIFDESIEIAKARGHEGQRRFVTGVLHQIDRDGVPDFNTIKDPTERLSIETSLPVWMLEELTKEVGLAKAESIARSINNAPAQSARVNRAVSDIENATDQLIADGFEVQQSPVAPDGLLLNGGFVAGSAAFANGTVTLQDESAMLVAPAMQITDPSMKVLDACAAPGGKTTQIATYLDHDLGGQVDAFDIHEHKVQLIRNNAERLFVRDRVFATAMDARLLGDKYENEVFDRALIDAPCSGFGLLRRKPEIRYEKTLQDSQNLQKIQLALLDSVAPLVKIGGLLTYSTCTILRLENDDVVNTFLAKHPEYELETTFTENNLKADRDTKTLTIYPDDFNSDGFFIASLKRVK from the coding sequence ATGGGTAAGGCAAAATTACATTCAGCGCGTGGCTTAGCAGTCAGCACGTTAGAAATTATCAAAAACGGAGCGTACTCTAACCTCCAATTAAACGCAGCAATTCAACACTCAAAGCTGGAAGAACGTGATGTCCACTTATTTACGACCATTGTTTATGGGGTCATTCAACACCGTTTGACATTGGAATATTGGTTGAAGCCATTTGTTAAGCAACCCCAAAAGATGCAACCATGGGTACGTGAATTACTTTACACTGCATTATTCCAAATGAAATACCTGGATAAGGTACCTAATCACGCCATTTTTGATGAATCAATCGAAATCGCGAAGGCTCGAGGACATGAAGGCCAACGTCGTTTTGTCACAGGGGTCTTACACCAAATCGACCGCGACGGTGTGCCTGATTTCAACACAATCAAGGATCCCACGGAACGTTTATCAATTGAAACGAGCTTACCAGTTTGGATGTTAGAAGAATTGACCAAGGAAGTTGGTTTAGCTAAAGCCGAATCAATCGCGCGTTCAATTAATAATGCACCAGCACAGTCAGCACGGGTTAACCGGGCTGTTTCAGATATTGAAAATGCGACGGATCAATTGATTGCAGATGGCTTTGAAGTGCAACAATCACCAGTAGCACCAGATGGCTTATTGTTGAATGGTGGTTTTGTCGCTGGCTCAGCAGCATTTGCTAATGGTACGGTAACCTTACAAGATGAATCAGCAATGTTAGTGGCACCAGCCATGCAGATTACCGATCCTAGTATGAAAGTCTTGGACGCATGTGCCGCTCCCGGTGGTAAAACAACGCAAATTGCCACGTACTTAGATCACGATTTGGGTGGCCAAGTGGATGCTTTTGACATCCACGAACACAAAGTTCAGTTAATTCGGAACAACGCTGAACGCCTCTTTGTCCGTGACCGGGTCTTTGCCACCGCAATGGACGCACGGTTACTAGGTGACAAGTACGAAAATGAAGTTTTTGATCGTGCTTTGATTGATGCGCCATGTTCTGGTTTTGGTTTATTACGTCGTAAACCTGAAATTCGTTACGAAAAAACATTGCAAGACAGCCAAAACTTACAAAAAATCCAATTAGCACTTTTGGATTCAGTAGCCCCATTGGTCAAAATTGGCGGCTTATTGACGTATTCAACTTGTACCATCTTACGTTTAGAAAATGATGATGTGGTCAACACATTCTTGGCTAAGCACCCGGAATACGAATTAGAAACAACGTTTACAGAAAATAATTTAAAAGCGGACCGCGACACGAAGACATTAACGATTTACCCAGATGACTTCAACTCAGATGGTTTCTTCATCGCTTCACTAAAGCGCGTGAAATAA
- a CDS encoding helix-turn-helix domain-containing protein: MPIPYLITKLRADEWRRTKVIANAWQSTTTTMSTAFWALAYDMLPEIGLFSTDVEKQLLQLKNGGLVEFNESGLVRLTSSGLAAQADYRDNHYVPQHLQINLMADVRAFQDVFLLVNQSISELAHHNAKFYPYQIDLRNQWQVKAWLKAHPREELINAWREALTTWLVTQDELDADLFAATLFGYEMNGQLLQALPGRPEWVETDWLLWQLDCFASLMTTGLEQQNIIGELVGLVGRDMLSESNVASIQMWQQGQSFEQVAHSRRLKLSTIREHILRGAMFRNWTPEQVRSIVPPAERMKLFETFDVQPFDQWVYKDYANGDDPIFFMYFRLFQIAQIKERAAKA; this comes from the coding sequence ATGCCAATTCCATATTTGATTACGAAATTGCGGGCCGATGAGTGGCGGCGGACAAAAGTCATTGCAAATGCGTGGCAATCAACGACCACGACCATGTCAACGGCATTTTGGGCGTTGGCGTATGACATGCTCCCAGAGATTGGCTTATTCAGTACAGATGTCGAAAAGCAACTGTTGCAATTAAAAAACGGCGGTTTGGTGGAATTCAACGAGAGCGGTTTGGTCCGGTTAACAAGTAGTGGGCTGGCCGCTCAAGCTGACTATCGTGATAATCATTACGTACCCCAGCATTTACAAATAAATTTAATGGCGGATGTGCGGGCGTTCCAAGATGTATTCCTATTAGTGAATCAATCGATTTCAGAATTGGCGCACCATAACGCTAAGTTTTATCCATATCAGATTGACTTGCGAAATCAATGGCAAGTCAAGGCGTGGTTAAAGGCTCATCCGCGAGAGGAATTAATTAACGCTTGGCGCGAGGCATTAACTACGTGGCTTGTGACCCAAGACGAGTTGGATGCTGATTTATTTGCGGCAACATTATTTGGGTATGAGATGAACGGTCAGTTATTGCAAGCTCTACCAGGACGGCCGGAATGGGTCGAAACGGATTGGCTCTTATGGCAATTAGATTGTTTTGCGAGTTTGATGACGACCGGTCTAGAACAGCAAAATATCATTGGCGAACTAGTGGGGTTAGTTGGGCGAGATATGTTATCCGAAAGTAACGTTGCTTCAATTCAAATGTGGCAACAAGGGCAATCATTTGAGCAAGTGGCCCATTCACGGCGATTAAAGCTTAGTACCATTCGTGAACATATTCTACGTGGCGCGATGTTTCGCAATTGGACACCCGAGCAAGTGCGCTCAATTGTGCCACCAGCTGAACGGATGAAACTGTTTGAGACATTTGATGTGCAACCATTTGATCAGTGGGTGTATAAAGATTACGCAAATGGGGATGATCCAATATTTTTTATGTATTTTCGATTATTCCAAATTGCACAGATTAAGGAAAGGGCGGCGAAAGCATGA
- the prmA gene encoding 50S ribosomal protein L11 methyltransferase — MEWTEVDVNTTSEAVEAVSSILTDLGAAGIKIDDANDVLNYERADKSVYINWDEVDHRMEGAVVTAYYPASVFVPEILPIIKHKVTQLAEFGLDYLPGTVTTAAVENTEWATAWKKYYHAVRLTNRLTIVPSWEDYTPVQEQEKLIVLDPGMAFGTGTHPTTRVMLEALEMVVRGGESMLDVGTGSGVLSIAAKHLGVGDIHATDIDEIAVRKAQENLDLNPVGKDIKITASDLLKDVAETEVDLIVANILSEVLHPLIPQAWEKLRDGGLFLTSGIIDEKFNEIKTAEEAMGFVIDQTLKIGDWFGIIAHKPAPDEVNEFTAQG; from the coding sequence ATGGAATGGACAGAAGTTGATGTGAATACCACAAGTGAAGCGGTGGAAGCTGTTTCAAGTATTTTGACGGACTTGGGCGCAGCTGGGATTAAGATCGATGATGCCAATGACGTCTTGAACTATGAACGTGCCGATAAGAGCGTTTATATTAACTGGGACGAAGTTGACCACCGCATGGAAGGGGCTGTAGTTACAGCTTACTATCCCGCATCAGTTTTTGTGCCGGAAATTTTACCAATTATTAAGCACAAAGTTACCCAACTGGCCGAATTTGGGTTGGATTATTTGCCAGGGACAGTCACAACGGCCGCTGTTGAAAATACAGAATGGGCAACGGCGTGGAAGAAATATTATCACGCAGTACGCTTGACGAACCGCTTGACGATTGTGCCTTCATGGGAAGACTACACTCCAGTGCAAGAACAAGAAAAATTGATTGTGCTCGATCCAGGAATGGCGTTTGGTACGGGAACACACCCAACGACCCGCGTAATGTTAGAAGCGCTTGAAATGGTCGTGCGGGGCGGTGAAAGCATGCTGGACGTTGGAACTGGTTCAGGAGTCTTAAGCATTGCCGCTAAGCACTTAGGTGTAGGTGATATCCATGCGACAGATATTGATGAAATCGCCGTGCGCAAAGCCCAAGAAAACCTCGACTTGAATCCAGTTGGTAAGGACATCAAGATTACTGCTTCGGACTTGTTGAAAGATGTCGCTGAGACGGAAGTTGATTTGATTGTTGCCAACATTCTGTCAGAAGTCTTGCACCCATTGATTCCGCAAGCGTGGGAAAAACTCCGTGACGGTGGTCTGTTCTTAACGAGCGGCATCATTGATGAAAAGTTCAACGAAATAAAGACGGCTGAAGAGGCAATGGGCTTTGTCATTGACCAAACCCTTAAAATCGGCGATTGGTTTGGTATCATTGCACACAAACCAGCACCTGATGAAGTTAATGAATTCACGGCACAAGGCTAA
- a CDS encoding DUF1700 domain-containing protein, with product MMEKTYEDYFKELDSYLNRLTDDERGDVMSYYQDYATDGNLHTYREISAQIGLPKRLAKQILADYSIQIDDGPRPTNETLVKSSKRHARLIWFIILGLLASPVALPVAAVLIIILMTVIIIVVAVAIAILGTLVAGFVTAVSFVVAGLGVLTQSVSTALFFIGIGIAGIGIALVVTPIFWLLVKAIFKGSVTFTKWIGRKFIKRTNTNVESESEVTA from the coding sequence ATGATGGAAAAGACGTATGAAGACTATTTCAAGGAGCTTGACAGTTACCTTAATCGCCTCACAGATGATGAGCGTGGGGATGTGATGAGTTATTATCAAGATTATGCCACCGATGGCAACTTGCATACTTATCGGGAAATCAGTGCGCAGATTGGGCTACCTAAGCGATTGGCCAAGCAAATCTTAGCCGACTACTCTATTCAAATTGATGATGGACCCCGCCCAACGAATGAGACTTTGGTAAAAAGTTCTAAACGGCACGCACGGTTAATCTGGTTTATCATTTTGGGGCTGTTAGCTTCACCAGTAGCGTTGCCAGTGGCGGCGGTTTTAATTATTATATTAATGACGGTAATTATTATCGTGGTAGCAGTTGCCATCGCAATCCTAGGTACTTTAGTAGCCGGATTCGTAACCGCCGTAAGCTTTGTGGTTGCGGGATTAGGTGTGCTCACACAATCGGTTTCTACGGCATTATTTTTCATTGGGATTGGTATCGCCGGGATTGGGATTGCGTTGGTCGTTACCCCGATCTTTTGGCTATTGGTCAAAGCTATCTTTAAAGGTAGTGTGACATTTACCAAATGGATTGGTCGTAAATTTATTAAACGGACCAATACTAATGTTGAGAGTGAAAGTGAGGTAACCGCCTAA
- a CDS encoding DUF4097 family beta strand repeat-containing protein — protein sequence MRFKKTIITGVILMAAGMALVLVVRGNSDTKRTITWDHGFKIAQYQRKTISLNDLKSVKMDLDNFDVQVVRGSKLNLQIKSPADVFPTVTGIDDGHLQIIEDNKHTGDFNLSLEALSEQVVLTVPKKYELSDLMLETDNGRLSVVNIKAQRSNFKTDNGRMQVTNSKLGATKIKQENGSINVTNTVTGVLNMENENGSIELADLTLQGHSSIENENGRINVTNANVDGYTINSDNGTINVDGKKHYNLYHTPTNGANMLNIENSNGDITVTTHN from the coding sequence ATGCGATTTAAAAAAACGATTATTACAGGTGTGATTTTAATGGCTGCGGGGATGGCGCTGGTACTAGTTGTGCGAGGCAACAGTGACACAAAACGCACGATTACATGGGATCATGGTTTCAAAATTGCACAGTATCAACGAAAAACAATCTCGCTTAATGATTTAAAGTCCGTTAAAATGGACTTAGACAATTTCGATGTTCAAGTTGTGCGCGGGTCTAAGCTAAATTTACAAATCAAAAGCCCAGCCGACGTTTTTCCAACTGTCACCGGAATTGATGATGGTCACTTGCAAATTATTGAAGATAATAAACACACTGGTGATTTTAACCTTTCATTGGAAGCCTTAAGCGAGCAAGTGGTTTTAACTGTTCCAAAAAAGTATGAATTAAGCGATTTAATGCTAGAAACAGACAACGGGCGGTTATCGGTAGTCAACATCAAAGCACAACGGTCAAATTTTAAAACAGATAATGGCCGGATGCAGGTTACGAATAGTAAGTTAGGCGCGACTAAGATTAAGCAAGAAAACGGCTCAATCAACGTAACTAACACGGTGACTGGTGTACTGAACATGGAAAATGAAAACGGCTCAATTGAATTAGCCGACTTAACTTTACAAGGCCACAGTAGCATTGAAAATGAAAATGGCCGGATTAACGTGACAAATGCGAACGTTGATGGATACACAATTAACAGCGACAATGGTACGATTAACGTTGATGGTAAGAAGCACTATAATCTCTACCACACACCAACGAATGGTGCGAATATGTTGAATATTGAAAACAGTAATGGGGATATCACCGTTACGACGCATAATTAA
- the fmt gene encoding methionyl-tRNA formyltransferase: protein MTSIVFMGTPAFSAPILTALVENGYDVQAVVTQPDRKVGRKHVLTPTPVKEVALKYDIEVLQPEKISGSPEMERVIELNPDFIVTAAFGQFLPTKLLKAAKIGAINTHASLLPKYRGGAPVHYAIMNGDAETGVSIMYMIKQMDAGDIISVAKTSILPTDNVGTMFDKLSLVGRDLLLATLPTLIDGTAKPVAQIEADATFSPNIQPAQEQLDFTRSAQQLDYHVRGLFPFPTAYMLLNGERTKVQGVSVVAESTSAEPGTVVKKTKHELWIAAGEHSILSIDQLQPAGKPKMSVTDFLNGNKAEFAEGDQVIF from the coding sequence ATGACATCAATCGTATTTATGGGAACACCAGCATTTTCAGCACCAATCTTAACTGCCTTAGTCGAAAACGGCTATGATGTGCAAGCAGTTGTGACGCAACCAGACCGCAAAGTTGGTCGCAAGCATGTTTTAACACCAACGCCGGTTAAGGAAGTTGCACTGAAGTATGACATCGAAGTTTTACAACCTGAAAAAATCAGCGGCTCACCTGAAATGGAACGGGTGATTGAGCTTAATCCGGATTTCATTGTCACCGCCGCTTTTGGTCAATTCTTGCCAACGAAATTGTTAAAGGCCGCCAAAATCGGCGCAATTAACACACACGCGTCACTCTTACCTAAGTATCGTGGTGGTGCACCTGTGCATTATGCAATCATGAACGGGGATGCTGAAACTGGGGTCTCAATTATGTACATGATTAAGCAAATGGATGCCGGTGACATTATTTCCGTCGCCAAGACGTCAATTTTGCCAACCGATAACGTGGGGACGATGTTTGATAAGTTGAGTCTCGTTGGGCGTGATTTGTTATTGGCAACTTTGCCAACTTTGATTGATGGGACGGCCAAACCAGTCGCACAAATCGAAGCCGACGCCACATTCTCACCAAACATTCAACCGGCTCAAGAACAACTTGACTTCACGCGTAGTGCACAACAATTGGATTACCATGTGCGTGGGTTGTTCCCATTCCCAACTGCATATATGCTGTTGAATGGCGAACGGACGAAAGTGCAAGGCGTGTCGGTTGTTGCAGAATCAACTTCCGCTGAACCAGGTACGGTCGTCAAGAAAACGAAACACGAATTATGGATTGCAGCTGGTGAACACTCAATCTTAAGCATTGACCAACTCCAACCAGCTGGTAAGCCAAAGATGAGTGTGACCGATTTCTTAAATGGTAATAAAGCAGAATTTGCAGAAGGTGATCAGGTGATCTTTTAA